One Rhodococcus sp. P1Y DNA window includes the following coding sequences:
- a CDS encoding Jag family protein produces MSAETEVTNTDNAVSAGDGASEVVAVETDKSDEALKDIESTVAEPDTADAEELEDDDEDSEDYLVEEGEIAGDYLEQLLDVLDFDGDIDLDVEGDRAVVSIDGGSDLAKLVGRKGEVLDALQELTRLAVQQSTGERSKLMLDVAGWRANRRSELSTLGIEAARRVLEGGEREELTPMTPFERKIVHDAVAKIDGVDSESTGVEPSRRVVVVKTP; encoded by the coding sequence ATGTCTGCAGAAACTGAAGTAACCAACACGGACAACGCAGTGAGCGCTGGGGATGGAGCGAGTGAAGTCGTGGCAGTCGAGACCGACAAGTCGGACGAAGCGTTGAAGGATATCGAGTCGACAGTCGCGGAACCCGATACTGCTGACGCCGAAGAACTCGAGGACGACGACGAGGATTCGGAAGACTATCTCGTCGAAGAAGGCGAAATCGCCGGTGACTATCTGGAGCAACTCCTCGATGTCCTGGATTTCGACGGCGATATCGACCTGGATGTCGAAGGCGATCGGGCTGTAGTCAGCATCGACGGTGGGTCGGATCTGGCGAAACTGGTCGGACGCAAGGGTGAGGTCCTCGATGCGTTGCAGGAGTTGACGCGACTGGCGGTGCAGCAGTCGACTGGTGAGCGCAGCAAGTTGATGTTGGACGTCGCTGGATGGCGTGCCAACCGGCGTAGCGAATTGAGCACTCTCGGAATCGAGGCCGCGCGTCGCGTTCTCGAGGGTGGTGAGCGTGAGGAGTTGACTCCGATGACACCGTTCGAGCGGAAGATCGTTCACGATGCCGTCGCGAAGATCGATGGTGTCGACAGCGAAAGTACCGGTGTGGAGCCGTCTCGGCGTGTGGTCGTGGTCAAGACCCCGTAA
- the yidC gene encoding membrane protein insertase YidC: MLDFIYYPVSWILWVWHKVFGAVLGADNGFAWALSVVFLVFTLRLILYKPFVKQVRTTRQMQELQPQIKALQKKYGKDKQRMAVEMQKLQKEHGFNPIMGCLPVLAQAPVFIGLFHVLRSFNRTGTAYGQLGLSAEETRSLPNYAFSVEDVNSFLDARLFGAPISAQITSAQDQLAAYANPELGLGVPSTLTIVLVAVPLMVIAAIATHMNSRASVARQSEAAAANPQSAIMNKLALYVFPLGVLAFGAFLPIAILLYWVSNNAWTYGQQHLVFGKIDKEEAAKKQVTLEKRTENAPKPGVKPVSKPKPGARPKLSKMTPTDAAAGDASSADTTGITGASGSNGSPKPRSQANRSKPKRKRR, translated from the coding sequence GTGCTCGATTTCATTTACTATCCGGTCTCCTGGATTCTCTGGGTGTGGCACAAGGTGTTCGGCGCCGTGCTCGGTGCCGACAACGGATTTGCATGGGCACTTTCCGTGGTGTTCCTCGTGTTCACCCTGCGTCTGATTCTGTACAAGCCCTTCGTCAAGCAGGTGCGCACCACGCGGCAGATGCAGGAACTGCAACCGCAGATCAAGGCGCTGCAGAAGAAGTACGGCAAAGACAAGCAACGTATGGCCGTCGAGATGCAGAAACTGCAGAAGGAACACGGCTTCAACCCGATCATGGGCTGCCTACCCGTGCTTGCTCAGGCTCCCGTGTTCATCGGTCTGTTCCACGTGCTTCGTTCGTTCAACCGGACCGGCACGGCATACGGACAGCTTGGCCTCAGTGCCGAGGAAACACGCTCTCTGCCCAACTACGCCTTTTCGGTAGAAGACGTAAACTCTTTCCTCGACGCACGTCTGTTCGGTGCACCGATTTCCGCCCAGATAACGAGTGCGCAGGATCAGTTGGCGGCGTACGCCAACCCAGAGCTTGGGCTCGGCGTGCCATCGACGTTGACGATCGTCCTCGTAGCGGTGCCGCTGATGGTAATTGCAGCGATTGCCACGCACATGAACTCGCGCGCGTCGGTTGCACGTCAGAGTGAAGCGGCGGCCGCGAATCCGCAGTCGGCGATCATGAACAAGCTCGCCCTGTACGTGTTCCCGCTCGGTGTCCTCGCATTCGGCGCCTTCTTGCCGATCGCCATCCTTCTGTACTGGGTCAGCAACAACGCATGGACCTACGGCCAGCAGCACCTCGTCTTCGGCAAGATCGACAAAGAAGAGGCAGCAAAGAAGCAGGTGACGCTCGAGAAGCGAACCGAGAATGCGCCGAAGCCCGGAGTCAAGCCCGTATCGAAGCCCAAGCCGGGTGCTCGTCCGAAGCTGTCGAAGATGACTCCGACGGATGCAGCGGCGGGCGATGCCTCGAGCGCCGACACCACCGGTATCACCGGAGCCTCAGGTTCGAACGGCTCCCCGAAGCCGCGGTCGCAGGCCAATCGAAGTAAGCCGAAGCGCAAGCGTCGCTGA
- the rnpA gene encoding ribonuclease P protein component, whose product MLPEPHRLHRSADFSRAVRRGRRMGRQDLVVHAFARDDSSAVFSIGEPRFGLIVSKAVGPAVTRHRVARRLRHICSQLLPEVPSNTDVVIRALPGAAELSSQDLLRQVGSGLKKLGFVHSPGSTASKDAP is encoded by the coding sequence GTGTTACCTGAGCCGCACAGACTGCACCGCAGCGCGGATTTCTCGCGTGCCGTGCGTCGAGGCCGTCGAATGGGTAGACAAGACTTGGTCGTACATGCGTTCGCGCGTGACGACTCGAGCGCTGTCTTTTCCATCGGCGAACCGAGATTCGGATTGATCGTGAGCAAAGCTGTCGGGCCGGCGGTAACTCGTCATCGAGTTGCGCGCCGGCTTCGGCATATTTGCAGCCAGTTGCTCCCCGAAGTGCCGAGCAACACCGATGTCGTGATCAGGGCGTTGCCTGGCGCGGCCGAACTTTCTTCCCAGGATCTGCTTCGTCAGGTTGGATCCGGACTCAAGAAACTGGGCTTTGTGCACTCCCCCGGCTCGACGGCGTCGAAAGATGCACCTTAA
- the dnaN gene encoding DNA polymerase III subunit beta produces the protein MELGSLKFRVAREDFSDSVAWVARSLPSRPPVPVLGGVLLAADENGLTVSGFDYEVSAQVKVSAEVATPGRVLVSGKLLADITKSLPNKPVDVGVDGTRVLITCGSAKFSLPTMPVEDYPQLPELPTQTGSVAVDVFSEAIAQVAVAAGKDDTLPMLTGIRVEIHGTTVVLAATDRFRLAVRELEWMPVGGETKTEVLIPARTLSESAKTLTGNANSPVELALGSGSSVGADGLLGIISGGRRTTTRLLDADFPKFRQLLPPEHTAVAVVEIAPLVEAIKRVALVAERGAQVRLEFSSEGVLLSAGGDDAGRAEEALMADFQGEALTIAFNPGYLIDGLSSLHSEKVTFGFTTPSRPAVLRPTTDDELVPDASGKFAAPQSAYTYLLMPVRLPG, from the coding sequence ATGGAGCTTGGAAGTCTGAAGTTTCGCGTTGCTCGCGAAGATTTCTCCGATTCCGTTGCCTGGGTTGCTCGAAGCCTGCCCTCGAGGCCTCCAGTGCCGGTTCTCGGTGGTGTTCTTCTCGCAGCCGACGAAAACGGTCTGACAGTCTCGGGCTTCGACTACGAGGTTTCGGCTCAGGTCAAAGTTTCGGCCGAGGTCGCGACGCCGGGCCGAGTCCTCGTGTCGGGCAAGTTGCTCGCCGACATCACCAAATCGTTGCCGAACAAGCCCGTCGACGTCGGTGTCGACGGCACCCGGGTGCTCATCACGTGTGGTAGCGCAAAATTCTCGCTTCCGACGATGCCGGTCGAGGACTATCCCCAGCTTCCCGAACTGCCGACACAAACGGGTTCCGTCGCCGTGGATGTGTTCTCCGAGGCCATCGCCCAGGTCGCAGTTGCCGCAGGCAAGGACGACACGCTTCCGATGCTGACCGGGATCCGGGTCGAGATTCACGGGACGACCGTCGTGTTGGCAGCAACCGACCGCTTCCGTCTGGCAGTGCGTGAGCTTGAGTGGATGCCGGTGGGCGGGGAAACCAAGACCGAGGTTCTCATTCCGGCTCGAACCTTGTCGGAATCGGCAAAGACGTTGACCGGCAATGCCAATTCGCCCGTGGAACTTGCCCTCGGATCGGGCTCGTCCGTCGGTGCGGACGGTCTTCTGGGCATCATCAGCGGTGGCCGACGGACGACAACACGTCTGCTCGACGCCGACTTCCCCAAGTTTCGTCAGCTGCTCCCTCCCGAGCACACGGCCGTCGCCGTCGTCGAGATCGCTCCGCTCGTCGAAGCGATCAAGCGCGTGGCACTCGTTGCCGAGCGTGGTGCCCAGGTTCGGCTCGAGTTCTCCTCCGAAGGGGTTCTGCTCTCCGCCGGCGGCGACGACGCAGGTCGAGCCGAGGAAGCACTGATGGCCGACTTCCAGGGCGAGGCACTGACCATCGCTTTCAACCCGGGCTACCTCATCGACGGACTGTCGTCGTTGCACAGCGAGAAGGTCACATTCGGATTCACGACGCCCAGTAGGCCTGCGGTTCTGCGTCCGACGACGGATGATGAATTGGTACCCGACGCTTCGGGGAAGTTCGCGGCACCGCAGAGTGCGTACACGTATCTGCTGATGCCGGTTCGACTCCCGGGCTGA
- the gnd gene encoding phosphogluconate dehydrogenase (NAD(+)-dependent, decarboxylating), producing the protein MQLGLVGLGKMGFNMRERLRAHGHEVIGYDPRPEVTDTPSLEGLAQALAAPRVVWVMVPSGDITRSTITGLADALEKGDLVIDGGNSRFTDDGPNAALLAEKGIGYIDAGVSGGVWGLENGYGLMVGGSAADVERALPIFDALRPEGERANGFVHAGPVGAGHYSKMVHNGIEYGLMQAYAEGYELLEAEDLVEDTHGVLRAWSKGTVVRSWLLDLLVQALAQDPEFREISGYTEDSGEGRWTVEEAIRHAVPAPVISAALFARFASRQDDSPAMKAVSALRNQFGGHAVKRATTEETLRAPDPKK; encoded by the coding sequence ATGCAGCTGGGACTGGTCGGACTCGGAAAAATGGGCTTCAACATGCGTGAGCGTCTACGCGCTCACGGCCACGAAGTCATCGGATACGACCCGAGGCCGGAAGTGACGGACACACCGTCGCTCGAGGGCCTGGCGCAGGCGTTGGCCGCGCCGCGCGTCGTATGGGTCATGGTGCCGTCGGGTGATATCACTCGCAGCACCATCACCGGTCTCGCCGATGCCCTCGAGAAGGGCGACCTCGTGATCGACGGTGGCAACTCGAGGTTCACCGACGACGGCCCCAACGCAGCTCTTCTCGCAGAAAAGGGCATCGGATACATCGATGCAGGCGTGTCCGGTGGGGTCTGGGGCCTCGAGAACGGCTACGGACTGATGGTCGGTGGATCCGCTGCCGACGTCGAGCGCGCGCTTCCGATCTTCGATGCTCTGCGGCCCGAGGGCGAGCGCGCCAACGGATTCGTCCATGCGGGGCCGGTCGGTGCAGGCCACTACTCCAAGATGGTGCACAACGGGATCGAATACGGACTGATGCAGGCGTACGCCGAAGGTTACGAGCTGCTCGAGGCCGAAGACCTCGTCGAGGACACACACGGTGTTCTGCGGGCGTGGAGCAAGGGAACCGTCGTCAGATCGTGGTTGCTCGATCTGCTCGTGCAAGCCTTGGCGCAGGATCCAGAATTCCGTGAAATCTCCGGGTACACAGAGGATTCCGGCGAGGGACGATGGACAGTGGAAGAGGCGATCAGGCACGCGGTGCCGGCCCCCGTGATCTCCGCGGCACTGTTCGCACGGTTCGCGTCCAGGCAAGACGATTCTCCCGCAATGAAGGCAGTGTCCGCCCTGCGGAATCAGTTCGGCGGGCACGCGGTCAAACGCGCGACTACCGAAGAGACGCTTCGCGCACCTGACCCCAAGAAATAG
- the dnaA gene encoding chromosomal replication initiator protein DnaA, which yields MNDDPGALARVWPEVVTELTSDRHSGQPLTKGQKAWLALVEPLTLTQGFALLAVPSSFAQEAIERDLREPILHALGRHLGQGVEGLGVRISAPEDDKIEPERPAHPEPQSSPTYRRRFLTSTDDDPSDSETADYEEVDDEREALASVQNSWPTYFTKPPESSSSTPGAGSLNAKYTFDTFVIGASNRFAHAAAVAIAEAPARAYNPLFVWGASGLGKTHLLHAAGHYAQRLFPGMRVKYVSTEEFTNDFINSLRDDRKVAFKRRYRETDVLLVDDIQFIEGKEGIQEEFFHTFNTLHNANKQIVVSSDRPPKQLATLEERLRTRFEWGLITDVQPPELETRIAILSKKARMDRLDVPHDVLELIASRIERNIRELEGALIRVTAFASLNGQALDLTLAEVVLRDLMPDSTSLEINAATIMAVTAEYFNTSIEDLRGPGKARALAMARQIAMYLCRELTDLSLPKIGQTFGRDHTTVMYADKKIRKEMTERRKVYDQVQELTARIKQRSKR from the coding sequence GTGAACGACGATCCGGGTGCGCTGGCGCGCGTCTGGCCAGAGGTTGTCACGGAGTTGACGTCCGACAGGCACAGCGGGCAACCGCTGACCAAGGGGCAGAAGGCCTGGCTCGCTTTGGTCGAGCCCCTCACCCTGACGCAAGGCTTCGCACTTCTCGCTGTTCCGTCGTCTTTTGCTCAGGAAGCAATCGAACGCGATCTCCGCGAACCGATCCTTCATGCACTTGGACGTCACCTCGGCCAAGGCGTCGAGGGTCTCGGCGTCCGGATTTCGGCACCCGAGGACGACAAGATCGAGCCCGAGCGTCCAGCTCATCCGGAGCCGCAGAGTTCGCCGACGTATCGACGACGCTTCCTCACCAGCACCGACGACGATCCCTCCGATTCCGAGACTGCGGACTACGAGGAGGTGGACGACGAACGAGAGGCCCTCGCCAGCGTCCAGAACTCGTGGCCCACCTACTTCACCAAGCCGCCCGAATCATCGAGTTCGACGCCGGGGGCGGGCAGCCTCAATGCCAAGTACACGTTCGACACGTTCGTCATCGGAGCCTCGAACCGTTTCGCGCATGCCGCAGCCGTGGCCATCGCCGAAGCCCCCGCGAGGGCGTACAACCCGCTCTTCGTGTGGGGAGCGTCGGGACTCGGCAAGACACACCTGCTTCATGCAGCCGGTCACTACGCTCAACGACTGTTCCCCGGTATGCGCGTGAAGTACGTCTCGACCGAGGAATTCACCAACGACTTCATCAACAGTCTTCGTGACGACCGTAAGGTCGCGTTCAAGCGTCGCTACCGAGAAACCGACGTACTTCTGGTGGACGACATCCAGTTCATCGAGGGCAAAGAAGGAATCCAGGAAGAGTTCTTCCACACCTTCAACACCCTGCACAACGCCAACAAACAGATCGTGGTCTCGTCCGATCGGCCACCGAAACAGTTGGCGACGCTCGAGGAGCGCCTGCGTACGAGGTTCGAGTGGGGTCTGATCACCGACGTCCAGCCGCCGGAGCTCGAAACGCGTATCGCGATTCTGAGCAAGAAGGCGAGGATGGACCGACTCGACGTTCCGCACGACGTGCTCGAGCTGATCGCGTCGCGCATCGAACGAAATATTCGTGAACTCGAAGGTGCGCTCATTCGTGTCACCGCATTCGCCTCGTTGAACGGCCAGGCACTCGACCTGACGCTCGCCGAGGTCGTCCTACGCGATTTGATGCCGGATTCGACGAGCCTCGAGATCAATGCGGCGACGATCATGGCCGTCACCGCCGAGTACTTCAACACATCCATCGAGGACCTGCGCGGTCCTGGCAAGGCTCGTGCGCTCGCCATGGCTAGGCAGATTGCCATGTATCTGTGCCGCGAGTTGACAGACCTCTCGCTGCCGAAGATCGGTCAGACGTTCGGTCGCGATCACACCACTGTGATGTACGCGGACAAGAAGATTCGCAAAGAGATGACCGAACGGCGCAAGGTTTACGACCAGGTCCAGGAACTCACTGCTCGGATCAAACAGCGCTCGAAGAGATAA
- a CDS encoding metal-dependent hydrolase gives MSSPEDSNTTVKPGSAGEAEDRVVLQARNVSFDWTKLPLHYVDDDPLATHLINVMHLLLPEGEEWFVRTFKEALPLIHDEQLRDDVIGFIGQEAMHATAHTQVLDSLTAHGMDVEPYVEQMQFLFGRALGNRSGHSRNSLVERVALIAAVEHLTAFLGDWVLNARELDAVEFDPTMLDLLRWHGAEEVEHRSVAFEVMQYFDVRPARRLRTYVAIAPTLVWFWARGVRFLMDQDPTLAHLPPKKRRPSVRDYRRVARRGLFPGPMSIWKASLRYFKSGYHPSQEGSTEQAVEYLATSPAARAAAR, from the coding sequence GTGTCTTCACCCGAGGATTCGAACACAACCGTCAAGCCCGGCAGTGCCGGGGAGGCGGAGGACCGAGTCGTGCTCCAAGCACGAAACGTGTCCTTCGACTGGACGAAGTTGCCGCTGCACTATGTCGATGATGACCCGCTGGCCACGCACCTGATCAATGTGATGCACCTGCTCCTGCCCGAGGGAGAGGAATGGTTCGTACGCACCTTCAAGGAAGCGCTGCCTCTCATTCACGACGAACAACTCCGTGACGACGTCATCGGGTTCATCGGGCAGGAGGCCATGCACGCGACTGCCCATACACAAGTGCTCGATTCGTTGACCGCACACGGCATGGACGTCGAGCCCTACGTCGAGCAGATGCAGTTCCTGTTCGGACGAGCCCTCGGCAACCGCAGTGGCCACAGCAGAAACAGCCTTGTCGAGCGTGTCGCATTGATCGCAGCGGTCGAGCATCTGACGGCGTTTCTCGGTGACTGGGTGCTGAATGCGCGCGAACTCGATGCAGTGGAATTCGACCCGACGATGTTGGATCTGCTGCGCTGGCACGGTGCCGAAGAAGTCGAGCATCGGTCCGTCGCGTTCGAGGTCATGCAATATTTCGATGTTCGTCCCGCTCGCCGGCTCCGAACGTACGTTGCGATTGCACCCACGCTCGTGTGGTTCTGGGCTCGTGGAGTCCGGTTCCTGATGGACCAGGATCCGACGCTGGCACATCTGCCACCGAAGAAGCGTCGGCCGTCTGTTCGTGATTATCGACGTGTAGCGAGGCGCGGGCTGTTTCCGGGGCCGATGTCGATCTGGAAAGCATCACTTCGGTACTTCAAGAGCGGCTACCACCCTTCGCAGGAAGGGTCGACCGAACAGGCCGTCGAGTACCTGGCGACGTCGCCTGCAGCCCGCGCCGCAGCTCGGTGA
- a CDS encoding DUF721 family protein: MNESGGGTHDKSVDPGQEPELKGIDLARRALEDARAAAKASGKSVGQGRSSPSGGVRALRGRRKRGWSGPGPDDRDPQTLGSLAGSIAQKRGWSDKVAEGTVLGRWPTVVGEDIASHALPMKLEDGILSVTAESTAWATQLRLMQAQILAKIAAAVGHGVVTSLKIHGPTTKSWRKGDRHIKGRGPRDTYG; encoded by the coding sequence GTGAACGAGAGCGGCGGCGGAACTCACGACAAATCTGTCGACCCTGGGCAGGAGCCGGAGCTGAAGGGTATCGATCTTGCTCGACGCGCGCTCGAAGACGCACGGGCCGCAGCCAAGGCCAGCGGAAAGTCGGTGGGTCAGGGAAGATCGTCGCCGTCGGGCGGGGTCAGGGCGCTGCGTGGGCGACGAAAACGCGGATGGTCGGGTCCAGGCCCGGACGATCGTGATCCTCAGACTCTTGGATCGCTCGCCGGATCCATCGCACAGAAGCGGGGTTGGTCGGACAAAGTAGCCGAGGGCACCGTCCTCGGACGGTGGCCGACGGTGGTGGGCGAGGACATCGCGTCGCATGCGCTACCGATGAAGCTGGAGGACGGCATACTGAGTGTGACCGCCGAGTCGACGGCCTGGGCGACTCAACTTCGATTGATGCAGGCTCAGATCCTGGCCAAGATCGCGGCTGCGGTGGGCCACGGCGTCGTGACGTCGTTGAAGATCCACGGTCCGACGACGAAGAGTTGGCGCAAGGGCGATCGTCACATCAAGGGTCGCGGTCCTCGGGATACCTACGGGTAG
- the rpmH gene encoding 50S ribosomal protein L34: MAKGKRTFQPNNRRRARVHGFRLRMRTRAGRAIVSARRGKGRKELTA, translated from the coding sequence GTGGCCAAGGGCAAGCGGACGTTCCAGCCGAACAACCGACGCCGTGCGCGCGTTCACGGCTTCCGTCTCCGGATGCGTACGCGTGCAGGTCGTGCAATCGTTTCTGCACGTCGCGGCAAGGGCCGCAAGGAACTCACCGCCTAA
- the recF gene encoding DNA replication/repair protein RecF (All proteins in this family for which functions are known are DNA-binding proteins that assist the filamentation of RecA onto DNA for the initiation of recombination or recombinational repair.): protein MFVRSFTLRDFRSWDDVTIDLTPGSMVFVGPNGHGKTNLIESLGYLSTLSSHRVSSDAPMIRAGADRAFASASVVNLGRELTIDIELLEGKANKARMNRSPVRRPREILGVLHSVLFAPEDLSLVRGDPGDRRRYLDELLTTRRPRMASVRADYDKVLRQRSALLKTAGGALRRGSRSSDGASALATLDVWDGHLAAHGAHVLASRIGLVHELLPFIADSYASIAPESRPAAVRYRSSLGEALPPEFADPGRAPEADDVEVLEAAFLHQLNEMRQREIERGVCLVGPHRDDLELVLGDQPAKGFASHGESWSFALSLRLAAFALLRAEGTDPVLMLDDVFAELDRKRRSALAAVAADAEQVLITAAVAEDVPPELDARRWGVQAVQHDSARISTISAVDRVEGAEL, encoded by the coding sequence TTGTTCGTTCGCTCCTTCACCCTGCGTGATTTTCGCTCGTGGGACGACGTCACCATCGATCTGACTCCGGGGTCGATGGTGTTCGTCGGACCGAACGGACATGGCAAGACCAATCTGATCGAGTCCCTGGGATACCTGTCGACACTCTCTTCGCATCGAGTGTCCTCGGATGCACCGATGATCAGGGCAGGAGCCGATCGTGCGTTCGCCAGTGCGTCGGTGGTCAATCTCGGTCGCGAACTCACCATCGACATCGAGCTGCTCGAGGGAAAAGCCAACAAGGCGAGGATGAATCGCTCCCCGGTGCGACGACCGCGGGAGATCCTCGGCGTGCTGCACAGCGTTCTCTTCGCACCGGAGGATCTGTCGTTGGTACGCGGTGATCCGGGAGATCGTAGGCGCTACCTCGATGAACTACTGACTACGCGCCGGCCTCGAATGGCTTCGGTACGAGCCGATTACGACAAAGTGCTGCGTCAGCGATCGGCGCTTCTGAAGACAGCGGGTGGCGCGCTGCGCCGAGGGTCGCGCTCGAGCGACGGCGCGAGCGCTCTTGCGACACTCGACGTCTGGGATGGTCACCTCGCCGCGCACGGCGCTCATGTGCTTGCTTCTCGCATTGGACTTGTGCACGAACTGCTTCCGTTCATTGCCGACTCCTATGCATCCATCGCGCCCGAGTCACGGCCGGCTGCGGTGAGATACCGCAGCAGTTTGGGAGAAGCGCTGCCGCCCGAATTCGCAGACCCCGGCCGTGCTCCCGAGGCGGACGACGTGGAAGTACTCGAAGCGGCGTTTCTGCATCAACTCAACGAGATGAGACAGCGCGAAATCGAGCGCGGAGTGTGTCTGGTCGGTCCGCACCGGGACGACCTCGAATTGGTTCTCGGCGATCAGCCGGCGAAAGGCTTTGCAAGCCATGGTGAATCGTGGTCGTTCGCGCTGTCGCTGCGACTTGCCGCGTTTGCACTACTACGCGCCGAAGGAACGGATCCCGTCCTCATGCTCGACGATGTGTTCGCCGAGCTCGACCGTAAGAGGCGAAGCGCTCTGGCCGCGGTGGCAGCCGACGCAGAACAGGTCTTGATCACCGCCGCTGTCGCCGAGGACGTTCCGCCCGAACTGGACGCTCGACGTTGGGGAGTTCAAGCTGTACAACATGATTCAGCGAGAATCTCGACCATCTCGGCAGTGGATCGTGTAGAGGGGGCGGAACTGTGA
- the yidD gene encoding membrane protein insertion efficiency factor YidD codes for MKFLRVLRSIPVRTLVFCIELYRTYVSPLRLPTCRFSPTCSEYAVDALKTHGAIKGSLLAVARLLKCAPWHSGGWDPVPERGSWRHRTHADADQTSTEDIHSFVRVDEQRGT; via the coding sequence ATGAAGTTCCTTCGCGTACTGCGTTCGATTCCGGTTCGAACTCTGGTTTTCTGTATCGAGTTGTATCGAACGTACGTGTCTCCGCTCAGACTGCCGACCTGCAGGTTCTCCCCCACCTGCAGTGAGTATGCGGTCGATGCGTTGAAGACCCACGGCGCGATCAAAGGTTCCTTGCTCGCCGTTGCACGGTTACTCAAGTGCGCACCCTGGCACTCTGGTGGGTGGGACCCGGTGCCCGAGCGTGGTTCGTGGCGTCACCGAACCCACGCCGATGCCGACCAGACTTCGACCGAAGACATCCACTCGTTCGTAAGAGTGGACGAACAGAGGGGTACATAG
- a CDS encoding phosphotransferase — translation MNVEDDTAPLSTKFRTRFAGRNTTYSTTDAFVKVFEGVGAEKRIARTVAFDEAQSASEHRVSPSITYRDDSRVDFELLKDPGTLGTMLADAESDGLQRELLLAGAGRLIARVHTAPAEPSMSVEDVRNERLTSFGSISLSRWIDASAGELECWRLFHHDTSLVNAVDNFRLAISREKTRSPIHADLRLDQVVFSEGRLWIVDFEEYRYGWPGLDLGSFVGSILHEAVLRAVSSIDTEHDSVLGAHEEIVGTMVDALRTAAPDAKQFLTAYEESGGYRVDRVDLGRCVGWFIIGRTIARSMLAAQLSAIDKALAGIGRQALIDPESASELFGNVR, via the coding sequence GTGAATGTGGAAGACGACACAGCTCCGCTATCCACGAAGTTCCGCACACGATTTGCAGGCCGCAACACCACTTACTCCACAACAGACGCCTTTGTGAAGGTGTTCGAGGGTGTCGGCGCCGAAAAACGGATTGCTCGTACGGTGGCATTCGACGAGGCGCAGTCTGCGTCAGAACACCGCGTATCACCCTCGATCACGTATCGCGACGATTCGAGAGTCGACTTCGAACTTCTGAAAGATCCGGGCACGCTGGGCACCATGCTCGCGGACGCTGAATCCGACGGCCTACAAAGAGAATTGCTTCTCGCCGGGGCAGGCAGGCTGATTGCCCGAGTACACACAGCTCCGGCCGAACCCTCGATGTCGGTGGAAGACGTACGAAACGAACGCTTGACCAGCTTCGGGTCCATCTCTCTGAGCAGGTGGATCGACGCAAGCGCGGGGGAACTCGAGTGCTGGCGCCTATTCCATCACGACACATCTTTGGTGAATGCCGTTGACAATTTCAGGTTGGCAATTTCCCGCGAGAAGACGCGTTCGCCGATCCATGCGGATCTGAGGCTCGATCAGGTGGTGTTCTCCGAGGGCCGCCTCTGGATCGTGGATTTCGAAGAGTACCGCTATGGATGGCCGGGGTTGGACCTCGGTTCCTTCGTCGGTTCAATTCTGCACGAGGCTGTGCTCCGCGCGGTGTCGTCAATCGATACGGAACATGATTCGGTCCTTGGTGCCCACGAAGAGATAGTCGGCACGATGGTCGATGCCCTGAGGACAGCAGCTCCGGATGCTAAGCAATTCCTCACGGCATACGAAGAGTCAGGAGGCTACCGGGTGGACCGCGTCGACCTCGGACGATGTGTCGGTTGGTTCATCATCGGTCGCACGATCGCGAGGTCGATGTTGGCTGCTCAACTTTCCGCGATCGACAAGGCTCTGGCGGGGATCGGAAGGCAGGCACTGATCGATCCTGAATCTGCTTCCGAACTGTTCGGAAACGTCCGATGA